ATCCAGAAGAGACCGGAAATACTTTATTCGAAAATGCTCTTTTAAAAGCAAGAACTTACTTTGAACTAACAAAGTTGCCAACGCTCTCAGATGATTCCGGTTTGTTTGTAGAAATATTAAATGGGGAGCCGGGGGTGCACTCTGCCCGGTTTGCTGGCAAATCGGTAACTTATACTGATAATCGAAGAAAACTTAAAGAAATAATTGAAGATAAAGTTGATCCAATAACAGCTTACTTTGCAACCGTCATCGCCATCGTTACACAGAAGGGGGAGTGGACCTTTGAAGGGCGATGTAATGGAACAATACTTCGAGAAGATCGCGGAACTAATGGCTTTGGTTATGATCCAATGTTCGTTCCCGAGGGGAGTCAACGGACTTTTGCTGAAATGACCAACGCAGAAAAGAATCTCATCTCTCATCGCAGCGTTGCTTTTAATTTGTTTATTAAAGCATTTACAGAAAAACAAATTGTCTTCTGAGAGCATTGTTATGAAACGAATCTATCTGGATCATGCGGCAACAACTCCGGTCCATCCTGATGTGATTTCGGCGATGACGGCCGCGCTTTCTACCCAATGGGGAAATCCAAGTTCACTCCACACCGAGGGGAGAACTGCCCGTAAAGCAAAGGAGCATGCGCGTGCGCAAG
The bacterium genome window above contains:
- the rdgB gene encoding RdgB/HAM1 family non-canonical purine NTP pyrophosphatase, giving the protein PEETGNTLFENALLKARTYFELTKLPTLSDDSGLFVEILNGEPGVHSARFAGKSVTYTDNRRKLKEIIEDKVDPITAYFATVIAIVTQKGEWTFEGRCNGTILREDRGTNGFGYDPMFVPEGSQRTFAEMTNAEKNLISHRSVAFNLFIKAFTEKQIVF